A region of the Caballeronia sp. TF1N1 genome:
TGCAGCCAGTAGCGCAAGCCCTCGACCGGCAGCGCGAAGCCGAGCGTGTTCTGCATCAGCTCCGACACGTTCTCGGCGTTCACTGGCGGCCGGTTCGGCAATTCGAGCGTCGCGAGCGACGGCGACGAAGTGACGATCGCCATGGTCTGGCCGAGCGGGTTGCGCAACTGGAGCGTCACGGTGTCCCCGGTTTCCTGCCAGTCGAAGTTGCCGTAGGCGTTGCGCGTCGTGCCGTTCTGGTCGTTGTACTGCACGGCGAAGCGTCCGTGATACGCGCGGCTCGTCTGCGTGGTGAGCGAAGTCGTCTTATCCGATGTGGTCGGCAAACGCGGCTGCAATGCGCAACCGGCAAGCATCAACACGGTCGCGGCCGTGAAACCGAGCGCGCCTTTGCGCATGAAACCGCGCGACGCGCCGGCAATGAAATCGAAAGCCATCAAAGATCGTTTACCTGAAGTCGTTTGAGCGTTTTGACGAGCGTGTCGTTGTCGGGTTCGAGCTTCTGCGCCTGACGCCACGTGGCGCGCGCCTGATCCTGCTCCCCGGACTTCCACTGCACCTCACCGAGATGCGCGCCGATCTCCGCGTTCGGCTGAATCTTGTAGGCGTCCGAGAGAATTTTTTCGGCTTCGGCCGCGTTGCCCTGGCGAAAGCGGGCCCAGCCGAGGCTGTCCATGATGAAGGCGTCGTTCGGCGCGAGCGATACCGCCTTCTCGATCAGCTTCACCGCTTCGTCGACGCGCTGGTTGCGATCCACGAGCGAGTAGCCGAGTGCGTTATATGCCTGCGGATTGCTCGGGTCCACGCGCATGAGCTTGCGCAACTGCGTTTCCATTACGTCGTAGTGACCGTTCTTTTCGGCGGCCATGGCGTAGTCGTAGGCGAGATCCGGATCGTCCGGGAACGCGGCCACGGCCTTCGCGAGATTCGCTTCCGCTTCGTCGTAGCGATGCGCCTCGAAAAGAATCGCCGAGTCGGTGCGCGCGAGCAGTGCGAGGTCGCGCGGATCGGAACTTTGCAGGCCATTGAGAAGCGATCGCGCTTCATCCACCTTGCCTTGCTTCGCGAGCAGTTGCGCGCGCGTGATCTGCGCGGGCAAATACTGTTGGCTCGTGCGCGGAATCTTGTCGAGCCACTGGCTCGCTTGCGCCTCGTCCTTTTGTTCGAGCGACAGTTGTGCGAGGTAGATGTAAGCCTGTCCCGGATCGCCGTTGGGCGACGCCTCCGCAGCCTGCGCGTACTGCTTGAGCAGGTCCTGCGCCTTGTCGAACTGCTTCTTCTGAATGTCGATGAGCGCGAGCGCCATGAGCGGCGTCAGATCTTTCGAGTCGTTCTTGCGCATGATCTCGAACTGCTTCTGCGCGTCGTCGAGCCGGTCCGACGACAGATACAACTGCGCCAGCGCGAGCCGCGCGTCATGCGACTTCGGATTCTTGTCGAGATACTTCTCGAACGAAGCGATGCCTTCCTTGCGCTCTTCCGGGCCCATGCGCGCGAGCGTGAGCGCCGCGGGCAGGTAATCCGGGCGCAGCTTCAACGCCTTTTCCAGCGATGCCTTCGCGCCCGGCTGGTCGTCCGCGAGCAACTGCTGACGGGCAAGCGCGAGTTGCGTTTCGGGCAGATCCAAGTCGTTCGCGGAGAGATCCTTCAGGACATTCAGGCCGCCTACGCGATTCGGTCCGCGTGCAAGCAGCGTCTGCAACGAAAGAATGGCTTCGCCGCGTTGCTCGGCCGGAACCTTGGCGAGTTCGTTTTGCAGCGTGGGCTTCGCGTCGTCGGGCTTGCCGGACACGATCAACAACGAAGCGCTCAACTGCGCGGCGCGCTCGGAATGCGGCGCAAATTGCTGCCAAAGCTGCGCGGAGGTCATTGCGTCGGTGGGGCTCTGCGCGGCAATGGCGATTTCCGTGGCGCGCTGAGCGAAGCGTGGATCATGCGTGTCACGCGCGAGCGAGAGGTAAGTCTGGTAGGCGGGCGCGGCCTGGCCGCGCTGCAAGGCGACTTCCGCCGCCAGAACCTGAAAGACGATCTGGCTGGATGCCGCCACGTTCGGCAAGTCCTGCGACTCCGCGTTATTGACAGGCGCGGTCAGAAGATCAGACGCGTTTTGCGCCGCGGCCTGATCGTCGGTGCTCGGCACGGGTGTCGCGTTCGGTACCTGAGCGTGCGCGGGCGTGAAGGCGATCGCGGACAATGCAACTGCAATCGCGCCGGCCATGCGCGTGAACCGCGCCCTTGACCGTGCATGCGATCGGATGAGGCCGGCCTGACGCAACGTATTCAGTTTGATTTCGAACGGGTTCATGGAAATCCAGACGATGTTTCGGTCGATTGTAACGCGGTGGCTAAAATACCGGCACACTCGTCCCAGCAAGACGCTCTCCAGGAAATATGCCAGAACTGCCGGAAGTAGAAGTCACCCGTCGCGGAATCGAACCTTATGTCGCCGGAAGGCGCGTCGAGCATGTCGATGTGCGTACGCCCGCGCTGCGCTGGCCCATTCCGGCGCATCTCGCAAAGACGCTCGCGCGCCTGAAAATAGAGAAGGTCGAAAGGCGCGGCAAATATCTGCTGTTCGAGACGGCCGAAGGCTGGCTTATCGTGCATCTCGGCATGACAGGCACGTTGCGCGTCTTGCGTAACGTGCCGCGCCCACCGGATGCCGCCAAGCACGATCACGTCGATATCGTGTTCGATGACTTCATCCTGCGCTTTCGCGATCCGCGTCGCTTCGGCGCGATTCTGTGGCAAGCACGCGCCGATGGCGACGTTCTCGCTCATCCCTTGCTCGCGAGTCTCGGCGTCGAACCGTTCTCGCCGGAATTCTCGGGCGCGCTGCTGTTTCGCGCGACGCGCGGGCGCAAGGTGTCGGTGAAGCAGGCGCTGCTTGCAGGTGGAATCGTCGTGGGCGTGGGCAATATCTACGCGTCGGAGAGCTTGTTTCGCGCGGGCATTCGTCCGACGACTGCCGCCGGGCGCATCTCGCTCGTGCGCTACGATCTGCTCGCCGATGCCGTGCGCGTGACGCTCGCGGCGGCGATCGAAAAGGGCGGCAGCACGCTGCGCGACTTTGTCGGCAGCAATGGCGAATCGGGCTACTTCCAGCTCGACTATTTCGTCTATGATCGCGCCGGATTGCCCTGCCATGTTTGCGGCACCGCCATCAAGCAAATCGTCCAGGGGCAACGCTCGACGTACTTCTGCCCGCGCTGCCAACGTTGAACTCAATGCTCGCTCTTACAGACTTTTCCGCGCGCCTGATCGCGTGGCAACGCATTCACGGCCGTCACGACCTGCCTTGGCAGAACACGCGCGATGCTTACCGCATCTGGCTCTCGGAGATTATGCTGCAGCAGACGCAGGTCAGCACGGTCATTCCGTACTACGCGCGTTTTCTCGAACGTTTCCCGACCGTGACTGCGCTCGCGGACGCCCCGATCGACGACGTGATGGCGCTCTGGGCCGGGCTCGGCTACTACTCGCGCGCGCGCAATCTGCATCGCTGCGCGCAGGTCGTGGCGTTCGAACACGGCGGCGCGTTTCCGCGGACAGTCGAAGCGCTCGCGGAATTGCCGGGCATCGGCCGATCGACGGCGGCGGCGATTGCATCGTTCGCGTTCGCTGCGCGCGCGACGATCCTCGATGGCAACGTGAAGCGTGTGCTTGCGCGCGTGTTCGGCGTCGAAGGTTTTCCGGGCGAAAAGCGTGTGGAGAACGCGATGTGGACGCTCGCCGAATCGCTCTTGCCCGATGCCGCCAACAAGGATGAAGTCACCGCCTACACGCAAGGCCTGATGGACCTCGGCGCGACGCTGTGCGTGCGCGGCAAGCCCGATTGCGCGCGCTGTCCGTTCGCGCCGGATTGCGTGGCGAACGTGGAAGGACGTCAGCGCGAGTTGCCGGCGGCGCGTCCGAAAAAAGCGGTGCCGACGCGCAAGACGTGGATGCTGGTGCTGAAAGACGGCGATTCGATCCTGCTAGAAAAGCGTCCGCCGACGGGAATCTGGGGCGGTCTCTGGAGCTTGCCCGAAGCCGCCGACGAAGCCGCGCTCGCGGCCGTGGCGCACAGTTTTGGCGGCGACGCGCACTTGCAGCGGCTTGCGCCGCTTTCGCATACGTTCACGCATTTCAAACTGGAAATCGAGCCGCGTCTCGGCGAAACCCGTGGCACGCCGCGCGAACTGAACGACGCGCAAACCGTCTGGGCGCCGCTTTCGCGGCTCGATGCGTTCGGCGTTCCCGCGCCCGTTCGCAAGCTGCTCGACGGGCTCACCGGCTCGCTCATCTGAAGCGCTAAAGCAGTTGATGATGCTGCATGTAGTGATGCACGACGTCGATACGCGCGCCGGCATCCATCAGTTCCATGAGCTTCTGGCGCGCGCGCATGGGAATCGGCAGGATTTCGGCAAGACGGTTCGACACCCACGTGGGGTCGTCAAAGAGATAGGGCTCGACGAACGGAAGGTTCTGCGGCTCGCGCGTTTTGATGGTCTCGATGATGCGCTCCAGCACCTCCGCGCACGCGCCGAACTTGGCGAGCGTTTCGGCGCCATGCAGCGGCTGATCCTCACCCAGCACTTCCGCCGTTCCAACCAGCAGATTGCTCGGGTCGACGCGATGCGTCACGAGCCGAAAGCGTTCCGTGCCGCGCGCCTGCACGAGCAGGAGGCCGAAGGTATCGACATCGCATTCCGTGATTTCGGCAAGACAGCCGATGCTTTCCGGCACCGACGGATCTCCCGGCGACGCGATCTCATGACCGCTCTTCAACAGGCACACGCCGAACGGCGACTTCTCGCGCAGACACGAACGCGCCATGTCGAGATAACGCGCCTCGAAAATCTTGAGCGGCAGCAGGCCGCCGGGAAAGAGGACAGTGTGAAGCGGAAACAGCGGCAAGTCGGCTAGAACGGGGTTCGAGGACATTGCGCGCCTCCAGTTTGCGACCGCCGACGCGGCGATCAGGTTCGCGTGTGGATTGCGCTGTCATCCACGGGGATGGGCGCGTCACGATGCCGCACGATCACATTGGCGTCGCCGCGAAAGTGCGCGGCCAGCGCCTGTGCGATGTACACCGAGCGATGTTGCCCGCCTGTGCAGCCGATCGCAACCGTGAGATAGCTGCGGTTATCGTCGCGAAAGCGCGGCAGCCATTTGCCGACGAATTCGCCAATGTCGTCGATCATCTCGCCGACCATGGGCTGCGCCGAAAGATAGTCGATGATCGGCTGATCGAGGCCCGTGAACGGGCGCAACTCGCGGTCGTAATACGGATTCGGCAGTGTGCGCACGTCGAAAACAAGATCGGCGTCGAGCGGCACGCCGCGCTTGAAGCCAAACGATTCGAACATGAGGGTGAGGTCGGCGGCATCGGTTTCGACGAAGCGCTTGACCCACGCGCGCAGGACGTTCGCGCGCAGATTGCTGGTGTCGATCTGATGGCCGTACTCGGCCAGGTCGGCCACGAGTTCGCGTTCCCGCTCGATGGCTTCCGCGAGCGAGTTGAGCACGCCGACATCGGCCTCGTGCATGGGTGAACCGGAAAGCGGGTGACGGCGACGCGTCTCGGAGAAGCGCTGAATGAGCGACTGCGTGCTTGCGTTGAGGAACAACACGCGCAGGTCGTACTTGCTAGATAGTGTGTGGATGATGCCGGGGACATCGTCCAGGGAATGGCTCGAACGCGCGTCGATGGCGACGGCGAGACGCTGCTGTCCTTCGCTCGACAGGTAATCGGCCAGCTCGGGCAAGAAGCGCGGCGGCAGATTGTCGACGCAGTAGTAGCCGCCGTCCGCGAGAGCGTTCAGCGCAACCGATTTGCCAGAGCCGGAGATGCCGGTGATCAGGATGATACGCATGGGCTTCGCTTCAATTGCCTTATCTTAGCACTGGCTTCGGGTCCGTTTTTTCGCGCTTCGAGCGTGAACTCGGGCGGGAAATCAGATCAGTTTGCCGGGGAACTGGCTATCCGGGTCCTGCATGGCGAGCCGCTGACGGTCCATGAAGTCCCGCAACGTGTCGATGCCGCGCAATTGCAGGATCGTATTGCGTACCGCCGCTTCTACCAGCACAGCAAGGTTTCGGCCCGCGGCGACTTGAATCGTCACTTTGCTGATCGGCAGACCGAGGACATCCACGGTCTGACTTTCCAGCGGAAGCCGTTGAAACTCGCCATCCGGCCGACGGACCAATTGCACGATCAGCTTGAGTTTCATTTTGCGGCGCACGGCGGTCTCGCCGAAAATCGTCTTGATGTCCAGCAGACCGAGACCGCGCACTTCGAGCAGATTTTGCAGCAGGGGCGGGCAGCGCCCTTCGACGAAATCAGGACCAAGGCGCACGAAATCCACGGCGTCATCGGCCACCAGACCGTGACCACGGCTGATCAACTCCAGCCCGAGTTCGCTTTTGCCGAGGCCGGAGTCGCCGGTCAGAAGCACTCCCATGCCCAGAATGTCGATGAACACGCCATGCAGCGTGGCGCGTGGCGCGAGAATGCGTGACATGTAAGCGCGCAGACTGTCGATGACCGCGGCCGCGGACATGCGCGTCGTGAAAAGCGGTGTGGACGATCGCGTGCAGCGCAGCACGAGTTCCGGCGGCGCGCCGACTTCGCCGGCCACCACCAGAAACGGCGGTTCCAGCGCGATCAGTTCGGCCATGTGGCGCGAACGGTCTTCATCGGACTGGCGCTGGTAGTAGTTGATCTCGGCGTCGCCGAGCACCTGGATACGGTTGGGGTGAATCAGATTCAGGTGGCCGACCAGGTCCGCGCTGGAGGTCGCGTTGGCAACGGTTTCACTCGAAAACCCGCGTTCCCAGCCTTCGTGCCCAGTCAGCCAACTGAGCTTCAAAGTGGCGGCGTTGTCGTCGAAAATGCTTTGGGCGTTGATGCTGGACGTATCCATGAGGCCGGAACTCCGTTGGAAGCCGGGAGCAGCCAACGCGCGCCGAAGCGAATTGCTTCAATCAGCCGCATGGTGCTGCATTTCACTGCGTTTGACCCGCGTTCAGATCGCGTTTGAAACGATTGTGCCGCAGAAGCACCGCATAAGCGAGACGCCCCAAAAAGCCAGGGAAGGGCGGCTGGCCTGCTGCAAATGCGGCTCTCGGCAGTGCGAGCGCGCCGCTTACGGCTGCCACTGCGTGAGGACCTGATACAGGGCCTCGCGATTTTCTTCCTTGTGCAAACGCTCGCGCGCTTCGCTGTCGGAGAGTAATTGCGCGATCTCCGAGAGAATTTCAAGATGCTGCTGGGTCGCCTGCTCGGGCACGAGCAGGAAGATCAGGAGCGAAACCGGCTGCCCGTCGGGCGATTCGAACGCGACAGGCTCCGCCAGGCGCACGAAGGCGGCGAGCGGTTGCTTCAGCCCCTTGATGCGGCCATGCGGAATGGCGACGCCTTCGCCAAGGCCAGTCGAGCCGAGACGCTCACGAGCGAAAAGATTGTCGGTGACGATGCTGCGGGCGATGCCGTTCTGGTTCTCGAAAATCAGACCCGCCTGCTCGAATACACGCTTCTTGCTGGTAACGGCCAGTCCGAGAACCACGTTCTCGATGGGAAGAAATTTAGCTAAACGATTCATGTTGGCAGGCTGATGCGTGGCCTGATAGCTCCTCATCGTGGCTACTGTAAGCGCGCACGGCGACGATCGGACGGAAAATGCGCTTGGGCTTCCTGCAGCGTATCTGTTTGGTTAACCCCTGTAACAACCGGGCCATTATAGAACAGGGTAATGCGTGATGGTGCGGCGCGCCATTGCCCTATTTGCAACTCAATGTGCAGTACAAAACCCGGGAAATCAATGGCTTGTGCTGACTCGTAACCGATTCCCAACAAAAAAGCCGCCAAGGCGGGCGGCTTTGCTCTGGTCTGTGCTCTCGATGACTGTTCGGCCAAGGTTGGAGGATTCCCTCCAAACCCGCCCACCGGCTGGCGGCGGGCACGTGCAAAACGACCTCGGATCACGCGACGCGCCGCATTCAGGGCGACGGCGCTTCCAGTTCTTGCGCTTCGGCGCGGTACTTGATGGCCTCGTGAGCGTGGCCCTGGATCTTGTCCTTGTGCTTGATGACCTGACGATCCAGCTTGTCCACCATCAGATCGATGGCCGCGTACATATCAACGTCACAACTCTCGATGAAAATGTCCTTGCCCTTCACGTGCAAATTGATTTCACACTTTTGCCGCTTGTCCTTTTCCCTATGATTGTCGACCGAGAGGACAACGCTGCCGTCGATCACTTGATCGAAGTGACGCAGCACCCTGTCCAGTTTCGTGATCACGTACTCGCGCAACGCAGGCGTCAATTCGAGGTGGTGTCCACTGATCTTCAAGTTCATAGTTGCTCTCCAAGCTGATGGCCGCCAGGCCAAGGCTCGTCCGATACCGGTCGGCGATGCGACTCCAGAGCGCATGAGCTACGAGCGCGTGAGGAAGGGCGCACCGGCCGGCTCGTCCGCGCATTTGCGCTGCGGCCGGTAAACGTCCGTCGCGACATGCGACAGACTATAGAGACGGGTCAAAGAGACTTGCGCAGATTCACTGCGGGAATTCTCAGTGCCTCGCGATACTTGGCGACAGTGCGCCGCGCGACCACGAAGCCTTGTTCCGCCAGCAGTTCGGCGATGCGGCTGTCTGAAAGAGGAGTTTTAGGGTCTTCCGCTCCTATCAGTTGCTTGATGAGGGCCCGGATCGCCGTGGACGATGCCGCGCCTCCAGTGTCAGTCGAAACATGCGATCCGAAGAAGTACTTAAATTCAAGCGTCCCGAATGGGGTGAGCATGTACTTTCCGGTCGTCACGCGTGAAACCGTCGACTCGTGTAAACCCAGCGTATCAGCAATTTCCCTCAAAACCAAGGGCCGCATGGCGATTTCGCCATGAGCGAAGAAGTTCTTCTGACGCTCGACAATGGCCTGCGCGACGCGAAGAATCGTCTCGAATCTCTGCTGAATATTCTTGATGAGCCAGCGCGCTTCCTGAAGTTGTTGCCGCAACGAACCGCTGCCCGGATCACCACGGTTGTTGCGCAAAATGTTCGCGTACAAGTGGTTGATACGCAGCTTCGGCACAATCTCCGGATTCAACTCGGCGGTCCACCCGCCAGACATCTTGCGCACGAGAATGTCCGGTACGACGTAATCGGCTTCGCTCTTGCCATAGGCAGCTCCTGGAAACGGCTCCAATGACTTGATCAGCAAATGCGCGTCCCGGAGCGAATCGTCGCTCGCCTTCAGATGCTTGCGCAGACGCGTGAAATCTCGCGCGGCAAGCAATTCCAGATGATTGTTGACGATGTCCAGCGCGAGCGTGCGCGTGGGCGAACCATCCAGTCGCAGCAATTGCAGCTTCAAACATTCGGATGCCGAGCGGCCGCCCACACCGGGCGGATCGAAACTCTGCAGCAAGGCGAGTGCCGCGCTAAGTTCGTCGACATCGACTTCAAGTTCGTCGGGCAGATCGGCCTGGACTTCTTCGAGCGTAGCCGTGAGATAACCGTCTTCGTCCAATGACTCGATCAGGAACGTGATCAGCGCGCGATCGCGCTGGTTCGCCGACGTCATGCGCAACTGCGCGGTCAGATGGTCGCGCAGCGTCGTGGTCGATTCGTGGATTTGCAGCGGCGGGAGATCGTCGTCGTCGGAGGCATTGTTCGAACGGCCATAGTCTTCGAGGTTCCACGAACTCGAGTCCGCACCGTTGTCGGAGCCCATGCCGTTGTATTCGTCGACACCTTGCGGCTCGCCGTTCTCCGAGCGATCGGAACTCGACGTGCTCGATGACGAGCCGTTGCTCATCATGGGTTCGGGCGCCGAATTGTTCGAAGCGGGAGACGAGATCAGCGAGCCGTCTGCCGCGACGCGCAGCGGGCTCGCGATCCAGTCGTCCTCGTTCTCGAGCAGCGGATTTTGCGCGATGGCCATTGCCACTTCCTGCTGCAATTCGAGCGTCGACAACTGCAGCAGCCGAATGGACTGCTGCAGTTGTGGGGTCAGCGCAAGATGCTGCGATAGTCGGAGTTGGAGGCTGGCTTTCATGGCAAATTTTTATTCATTGTAGAGAGTTTGCCACGCGCGCGAAACCTCGCGGCGAATCCAAAAAAGCGTGTGCCGCCTCGGTGGGCGGCACGTAAAAATTGCACTTGCGACTTGATGCGGCGCGGTACACGCGCCTTTCGTCCTACGCGTTACATGCGGAAATGCTCACCCAGATAAACGCGCCGCACGTTTTCATTCTCGATGATCTCGCTCGGCGCACCCGCTGCCAGCACGCTGCCATCGCTGATGATGTACGCGTGGTCGCAAATGCCGAGCGTCTCGCGCACGTTGTGGTCCGTGATCAGCACGCCGATGTTGCGCTGCTTCAGAAACTTCACGATTTTCTGGATTTCCAGCACCGCGATAGGATCGACGCCCGCGAACGGCTCGTCGAGCAGGATGAAGCTCGGGTTAGTTGCAAGCGCGCGCGCAATTTCAACGCGCCGGCGCTCGCCGCCCGACAGCGACAATGCCGGATTCTCACGCAGATGCGCAATCTGCAGTTCATCGAGCAGGGCTTCGGCGCGCTGTGTAATGGCGTCTTTGGACAGGCGTTTGCCCGTTTCGTCCGTCTGCAGTTCGAGCACCGCGCGAATGTTCTGCTCGACGGTGAGCTTGCGAAACACCGAGGCTTCCTGCGGAAGATACGACAAACCGAGATGCGCGCGCTGGTGAATGGGCAGAAGGCTGATCGAGGTATCGTCGAGCACGATTTCGCCTGCGTCGAGCGGCACGAGGCCGACGATCATATAAAACGACGTAGTCTTGCCTGCGCCGTTCGGCCCAAGCAGACCGACGACTTCGCCGCTCTTCACATCGAGCGACACGTCTTTCACCACGGTGCGCGAGCCGTAACGCTTCTTCAGATTGCGCACGACCAGCGAGCTCGACTGGCCTTCCGGCTTACGGTGGGGCATGGCTGGCGAGTTCACTGCTGCGGCGTTCCCTTTAGAGTGTTCGACGGTGCAAGCGTGGCGGGCGGGCCATCCAGCGACGCCGCGTTGCCGCTGCGCGGCGCGAGCATGGCGCGCACGCGGCCGGTCGGATTGCCTGGTGAGGCCACGTCCTTGCCAGCGGTTGCCGTGTAGAAGTCTTTCTGACCGTCGTAGGTGATGACGCTGCCGTGCACTTCGTCCTGCACCTTGGTCAGGCCTTGCAGGCGGCGCACGGTGGCGCGCGTCGTGAGTTTGGTGAAGTCGTTCTTGCCGTCGTAGTCGATACGAACCGCGTTGCCGTCGATGTACTCATCGAGACCATCGCGCTTTTGACGGAAGTACGAGAGATTGTTGCCGGTCGAGGTGCCGGTCGCGTACTGATAGCCCTGTGGATCTTGCGTGACATCGACGCGATCCGCCTTGATGACGATCGTGCCTTTGGTCGCGACGACGTGACCGGTGAACACGTTCTTCTGGTTCAGGTCGTCGTAGGACATGTTGTCCGCTTCGATGTTGAGCGGCTTGTCGCGGTCGGCCTTTTCGGCGTGCGCCGCAGTTGGCAGCGCCAGCATCGCGGTAAGCGAAGTCAGCGAGACCAGGGCGGCCGCGAGCCCGGCCCGCACGGCGTGCGCGGTGCGGCGCGCGAACATTGCGCGCGTGTGGCCGCCATCGGGACGAGGGAAGCTTTGGTTCATGCAGT
Encoded here:
- the lptB gene encoding LPS export ABC transporter ATP-binding protein; the protein is MPHRKPEGQSSSLVVRNLKKRYGSRTVVKDVSLDVKSGEVVGLLGPNGAGKTTSFYMIVGLVPLDAGEIVLDDTSISLLPIHQRAHLGLSYLPQEASVFRKLTVEQNIRAVLELQTDETGKRLSKDAITQRAEALLDELQIAHLRENPALSLSGGERRRVEIARALATNPSFILLDEPFAGVDPIAVLEIQKIVKFLKQRNIGVLITDHNVRETLGICDHAYIISDGSVLAAGAPSEIIENENVRRVYLGEHFRM
- the rapZ gene encoding RNase adapter RapZ codes for the protein MRIILITGISGSGKSVALNALADGGYYCVDNLPPRFLPELADYLSSEGQQRLAVAIDARSSHSLDDVPGIIHTLSSKYDLRVLFLNASTQSLIQRFSETRRRHPLSGSPMHEADVGVLNSLAEAIERERELVADLAEYGHQIDTSNLRANVLRAWVKRFVETDAADLTLMFESFGFKRGVPLDADLVFDVRTLPNPYYDRELRPFTGLDQPIIDYLSAQPMVGEMIDDIGEFVGKWLPRFRDDNRSYLTVAIGCTGGQHRSVYIAQALAAHFRGDANVIVRHRDAPIPVDDSAIHTRT
- the hprK gene encoding HPr(Ser) kinase/phosphatase; this encodes MDTSSINAQSIFDDNAATLKLSWLTGHEGWERGFSSETVANATSSADLVGHLNLIHPNRIQVLGDAEINYYQRQSDEDRSRHMAELIALEPPFLVVAGEVGAPPELVLRCTRSSTPLFTTRMSAAAVIDSLRAYMSRILAPRATLHGVFIDILGMGVLLTGDSGLGKSELGLELISRGHGLVADDAVDFVRLGPDFVEGRCPPLLQNLLEVRGLGLLDIKTIFGETAVRRKMKLKLIVQLVRRPDGEFQRLPLESQTVDVLGLPISKVTIQVAAGRNLAVLVEAAVRNTILQLRGIDTLRDFMDRQRLAMQDPDSQFPGKLI
- the lolB gene encoding lipoprotein insertase outer membrane protein LolB, with amino-acid sequence MAFDFIAGASRGFMRKGALGFTAATVLMLAGCALQPRLPTTSDKTTSLTTQTSRAYHGRFAVQYNDQNGTTRNAYGNFDWQETGDTVTLQLRNPLGQTMAIVTSSPSLATLELPNRPPVNAENVSELMQNTLGFALPVEGLRYWLQPSAAPTSRAQTTLDPEANNGRPKEIKQDGWTIDYLAYADAPATGVKRVNLVRSEPPLDIKLVLDQ
- the hpf gene encoding ribosome hibernation-promoting factor, HPF/YfiA family, whose protein sequence is MNLKISGHHLELTPALREYVITKLDRVLRHFDQVIDGSVVLSVDNHREKDKRQKCEINLHVKGKDIFIESCDVDMYAAIDLMVDKLDRQVIKHKDKIQGHAHEAIKYRAEAQELEAPSP
- a CDS encoding LON peptidase substrate-binding domain-containing protein, which translates into the protein MSSNPVLADLPLFPLHTVLFPGGLLPLKIFEARYLDMARSCLREKSPFGVCLLKSGHEIASPGDPSVPESIGCLAEITECDVDTFGLLLVQARGTERFRLVTHRVDPSNLLVGTAEVLGEDQPLHGAETLAKFGACAEVLERIIETIKTREPQNLPFVEPYLFDDPTWVSNRLAEILPIPMRARQKLMELMDAGARIDVVHHYMQHHQLL
- the mutY gene encoding A/G-specific adenine glycosylase, with translation MLALTDFSARLIAWQRIHGRHDLPWQNTRDAYRIWLSEIMLQQTQVSTVIPYYARFLERFPTVTALADAPIDDVMALWAGLGYYSRARNLHRCAQVVAFEHGGAFPRTVEALAELPGIGRSTAAAIASFAFAARATILDGNVKRVLARVFGVEGFPGEKRVENAMWTLAESLLPDAANKDEVTAYTQGLMDLGATLCVRGKPDCARCPFAPDCVANVEGRQRELPAARPKKAVPTRKTWMLVLKDGDSILLEKRPPTGIWGGLWSLPEAADEAALAAVAHSFGGDAHLQRLAPLSHTFTHFKLEIEPRLGETRGTPRELNDAQTVWAPLSRLDAFGVPAPVRKLLDGLTGSLI
- the mutM gene encoding bifunctional DNA-formamidopyrimidine glycosylase/DNA-(apurinic or apyrimidinic site) lyase, whose protein sequence is MPELPEVEVTRRGIEPYVAGRRVEHVDVRTPALRWPIPAHLAKTLARLKIEKVERRGKYLLFETAEGWLIVHLGMTGTLRVLRNVPRPPDAAKHDHVDIVFDDFILRFRDPRRFGAILWQARADGDVLAHPLLASLGVEPFSPEFSGALLFRATRGRKVSVKQALLAGGIVVGVGNIYASESLFRAGIRPTTAAGRISLVRYDLLADAVRVTLAAAIEKGGSTLRDFVGSNGESGYFQLDYFVYDRAGLPCHVCGTAIKQIVQGQRSTYFCPRCQR
- the ptsN gene encoding PTS IIA-like nitrogen regulatory protein PtsN; the protein is MNRLAKFLPIENVVLGLAVTSKKRVFEQAGLIFENQNGIARSIVTDNLFARERLGSTGLGEGVAIPHGRIKGLKQPLAAFVRLAEPVAFESPDGQPVSLLIFLLVPEQATQQHLEILSEIAQLLSDSEARERLHKEENREALYQVLTQWQP
- a CDS encoding tetratricopeptide repeat protein, translated to MNPFEIKLNTLRQAGLIRSHARSRARFTRMAGAIAVALSAIAFTPAHAQVPNATPVPSTDDQAAAQNASDLLTAPVNNAESQDLPNVAASSQIVFQVLAAEVALQRGQAAPAYQTYLSLARDTHDPRFAQRATEIAIAAQSPTDAMTSAQLWQQFAPHSERAAQLSASLLIVSGKPDDAKPTLQNELAKVPAEQRGEAILSLQTLLARGPNRVGGLNVLKDLSANDLDLPETQLALARQQLLADDQPGAKASLEKALKLRPDYLPAALTLARMGPEERKEGIASFEKYLDKNPKSHDARLALAQLYLSSDRLDDAQKQFEIMRKNDSKDLTPLMALALIDIQKKQFDKAQDLLKQYAQAAEASPNGDPGQAYIYLAQLSLEQKDEAQASQWLDKIPRTSQQYLPAQITRAQLLAKQGKVDEARSLLNGLQSSDPRDLALLARTDSAILFEAHRYDEAEANLAKAVAAFPDDPDLAYDYAMAAEKNGHYDVMETQLRKLMRVDPSNPQAYNALGYSLVDRNQRVDEAVKLIEKAVSLAPNDAFIMDSLGWARFRQGNAAEAEKILSDAYKIQPNAEIGAHLGEVQWKSGEQDQARATWRQAQKLEPDNDTLVKTLKRLQVNDL
- a CDS encoding RNA polymerase factor sigma-54, which encodes MKASLQLRLSQHLALTPQLQQSIRLLQLSTLELQQEVAMAIAQNPLLENEDDWIASPLRVAADGSLISSPASNNSAPEPMMSNGSSSSTSSSDRSENGEPQGVDEYNGMGSDNGADSSSWNLEDYGRSNNASDDDDLPPLQIHESTTTLRDHLTAQLRMTSANQRDRALITFLIESLDEDGYLTATLEEVQADLPDELEVDVDELSAALALLQSFDPPGVGGRSASECLKLQLLRLDGSPTRTLALDIVNNHLELLAARDFTRLRKHLKASDDSLRDAHLLIKSLEPFPGAAYGKSEADYVVPDILVRKMSGGWTAELNPEIVPKLRINHLYANILRNNRGDPGSGSLRQQLQEARWLIKNIQQRFETILRVAQAIVERQKNFFAHGEIAMRPLVLREIADTLGLHESTVSRVTTGKYMLTPFGTLEFKYFFGSHVSTDTGGAASSTAIRALIKQLIGAEDPKTPLSDSRIAELLAEQGFVVARRTVAKYREALRIPAVNLRKSL